A window of Mytilus edulis chromosome 10, xbMytEdul2.2, whole genome shotgun sequence contains these coding sequences:
- the LOC139492796 gene encoding E3 ubiquitin-protein ligase TRIM33-like: MAQAASPKCGSCFQIHEIYIVYFCIECENYYCEECNTAHTYQKVTRHHQTQKATDLIPGVKSVCSEHKEKFVLMCNTCNVQVCTSCVAENHNGHNFSKFVDVVSKLQEENGIKVRAKTNVANQNINEIENNLKSFENDVVSVIKAITNESSMIKRMIDTSVAEMIALVKDQSKKEKDNIDKIHHASYRVYIDGQDLDKSNRALDKTWPVWARIQRLNDLKEKIKKLDINVLSEFPTVSLNRKSVSEDDIRKLISTYTLR, from the coding sequence ATGGCTCAAGCGGCGTCTCCAAAATGTGGAAGTTGTTTCCAAATCCATGAAATATACATAGTATATTTTTGCATTGAATGTGAGAATTATTATTGTGAAGAATGTAATACAGCACATACATATCAGAAGGTTACGCGTCATCATCAGACTCAAAAAGCCACCGACCTGATTCCTGGAGTTAAATCTGTATGCAGCGAGCACAAAGAAAAATTTGTCTTAATGTGTAATACCTGTAATGTACAGGTATGTACCAGTTGTGTTGCAGAAAATCACAATGGACATAATTTTTCGAAATTTGTCGATGTAGTCTCTAAATTACAAGAAGAAAATGGAATAAAAGTTCGTGCCAAGACAAATGTGGCAAATCAAAATATAAACGAGATTGAGAATAACTTGAAATCATTTGAGAATGACGTTGTGTCTGTTATTAAAGCCATCACCAATGAAAGCAGCATGATAAAACGTATGATTGATACATCTGTAGCTGAGATGATTGCCTTGGTGAAAGATCAATCTAAGAAGGAGAAAGATAACATTGACAAGATACATCATGCTTCTTATCGCGTTTATATAGATGGACAGGACCTAGACAAATCGAATCGGGCACTTGATAAGACATGGCCGGTCTGGGCTAGGATACAGAGGCTGAATGATCTGAAAGAAAAGATCAAGAAACTAGATATAAATgttctttccgagtttccaaccGTATCTCTCAATCGCAAATCTGTATCTGAAGATGATATCAGGAAGCTAATCAGCACATATACTTTAAGGTAA
- the LOC139492797 gene encoding uncharacterized protein: MSMFTTFFNFIKPVANSMTSYYYKSVDNVNVTIGRQRNMLLIDELFMFLCRLKCGLLTQDWAVRFNCHISTVSRKIITWSNFLYFVLGSFNIWPNKYNIEAKVPAVFRMLYPSTRVVIDCTEIKTERPSSLALGSKCYSSYKSSHTWKGLVGIAPHGVLTFVSSLYTGSMSDVEITKLCGLIDLLESGDSIMADNGFILNKVLDGTGITVNTPPFLMSHGQFSRQEVEETQTIAKLRIHIERHIRRVKEYHLFDNIIPLSMVGTINQLWTVANMLTLFKGPLVKDWHQAV, from the coding sequence ATGTCCATGTTCactacattttttaatttcattaaaccTGTTGCTAATTCCATGACAAGCTATTATTATAAATCTGTAGATAATGTTAATGTAACTATTGGAAGACAAAGAAATATGTTACTTATTGAtgaactttttatgtttttatgtagACTAAAGTGTGGGCTCCTTACTCAAGATTGGGCGGTACGATTTAATTGTCATATATCTACAGTTAGTCGTAAGATAATTACTTGgtctaattttttatattttgtattaggTAGCTTTAATATATGGCCGAATAAGTATAACATTGAAGCTAAAGTGCCAGCTGTTTTTAGAATGTTGTATCCAAGTACTAGAGTGGTCATTGATTGTACTGAGATAAAAACAGAGAGACCCTCATCCCTTGCACTTGGCTCAAAATGTTACTCTTCATATAAGAGTTCCCATACATGGAAAGGACTTGTTGGTATTGCACCTCATGgtgttttaacttttgtttctaGTTTATACACTGGTTCAATGTCAGATGTAGAAATCACAAAACTGTGTGGTTTAATTGATCTACTGGAGAGTGGGGATAGTATTATGGCGGACAACGGTTTTATACTTAACAAAGTTTTAGATGGTACAGGTATAACAGTAAACACTCCACCTTTCCTTATGAGCCACGGTCAGTTTAGCAGACAGGAAGTCGAGGAAACTCAAACTATTGCTAAATTAAGAATTCACATTGAGCGACATATTCGCAGGGTAAAGGAATATCATCTCTTTGATAATATAATTCCTTTAAGTATGGTTGGTACTATCAACCAGCTTTGGACTGTGGCAAACATGCTGACCTTGTTTAAAGGTCCTCTAGTTAAAGATTGGCATCAAGCGGTATAA